The following are encoded in a window of Gossypium raimondii isolate GPD5lz chromosome 13, ASM2569854v1, whole genome shotgun sequence genomic DNA:
- the LOC105782266 gene encoding 40S ribosomal protein S25-2 produces the protein MAPKKDKAPPPSSKPAKSGGGKQKKKKWSKGKQKEKVNNMVLFDQATYDKLLSEAPKYKLITPSILSDRMRINGSLARKAIRELMARGLIRLVSAHSSQQIYTRATNT, from the exons ATG GCACCGAAGAAAGACAAAGCCCCTCCTCCTTCATCCAAGCCTGCAAAGTCTGGAGGTGGCAAGCAGAAGAAGAAg AAGTGGAGCAAGGGAAAGCAAAAGGAGAAGGTGAATAACATGGTGCTGTTTGATCAGGCTACCTATGACAAGCTTCTCTCTGAAGCTCCTAAATACAAGCTCATCACTCCCTCTATCCTATCTGATCGTATGAGG ATAAATGGATCACTTGCAAGGAAGGCTATTAGGGAACTGATGGCAAGAGGATTGATTAGGTTGGTGTCTGCCCATTCAAGCCAGCAGATTTACACTAGGGCTACAAACACCTAG